The DNA window TGACGCCGCTGTCCCTGGGCATCGAGACGGCCGGTGGCGTCATGACAACACTCATCAAGAGgaacaccaccatccccaccaagCAGACACAGACCTTCACTACATACTCAGACAACCAGCCAGGAGTACTTATCcaggtataaacacacacacacacacacacacacctgtataatatacacgccaaacagacacagacCTGTATTACCTACTCAGACAACCAGCTAGGAGTGCTCACCCaggtacatttacacacacacacacacacacgcacacacctacacacattcacagtcatCTGTAAGCAAATACAGTAATTGTGCTGAGTGGCCTGTTTAAAATGGATTGTCAtctccctgcagagagagagagggggggggggggcatgtctATTCATTAAACTGTCATTCCTCCGGATGTACAGTACAATGGATGGAGAGGATGATGATTGATTCCTGCAatcagggaagcagacaagggggggcaaaggggttagctgtaccgggcccagggagatgggggtcccataattgggccctcattacattgaatgtattgggtgagggggccctatcagaggactttgtcccaggcctagccaaagctgtcagcggccctgcctgcaaTGACTGCAATCTGCCCTCGGGTATTTGGAAGTGAGAGGGCAATGACCAGTACAGTTATTAAACTGACGTGTAATAATATGCCCACAGGTGTATGACAATGAGGGGCTGATGAATGATTTTTAAACTGAATGTCATTGACATAATATGCCCTCAGGGGTTTGAGAGTGAGAGGGTAGTTACGGATTATTAAATTGACTGTGCTGTAACGATTTTATttattaaaggggctccaggtaggattaaaagtttaataaatcactgtcccgagtcgggcgatggttatgtgaatcaatagtaagtgaatgatgactctcgcggccacttccacggtccgctgtcagaaaaccatgAATGCAACTTTTAGTAgtactttacaataacgtcctattcacagctttataaacactttattaacaattaacatttaacaaagtatttacaaatatttgtaaatgagtaataaccaaactatgactgcacactggagtgggaatcaacttctactatGTCAGTTTTATGTGGTTTTATGCCATCTGGTCAACCTGGTCAATCTGGACAaccttccaggaccgctgcgactacgctgtgtctgctgtgttaacatagtatttcttgcccattcataaacatttgtaaacattttgttgataattagttcattatttataaagtttttataaagctgtgaataggacgttattgtaaagctttttgacagagcggtacGAAGGAGtattgtgggaaacacttttcatttgaaaaatcgctttacataccgtattcggatttgtatcaactgctggcattcagcgatgaaaaacattctcccagcaagtttatttgaacagtattttttcattacggtgtagattttgagacaggcatgcaacgggcaccgcgcaaacgacgtcatcctaccttgtgccccttttaCCCTGATTTTCATTGTCATAATATGCCCccagggggtattccaagaacctggcttagCAGAAAAACAGGTTAAcctgaggtagtggtaaatcgtctaatagaagagcccggatGCCTCATTTTCTAAACTAATTGACATCTGTGGGCTACCTATTAGCAGGTATACTACTTCCTGTAGTTCaaattagccaggtttatcacttaaccatgttcatgGAATACCCCCATGACGAAGGACTGACTGTCCTATAATGCATATtgcaattgcattgcaaacaacaatgtagctaatgtagttaggagctatggctttgagaaatgcacccctgattgtcATTGACCATACTATGCCCCCCAGGTGTTTGAAGGTGAGCGTGCAATGATAAAGGACAACAACTGACTGTGCTGTAATGATTTCATTAACCTGATTGTCATTGACCATACTATACTCTCAGGTGTTTGAGGGTGAGCGGGCGATGACGAAGGACAACAACCTGCTGGGTAAGTTCGAGCTGGTGGGCATCCCCCCGGCGCCGCGTGGCGTGCCCCAGATCGAAGTCACCTTCGATATCGACGCCAACGGCATCATGAACGTCTCCGCCGTGGACAAGAGCACCGGCAAGGAGAACAAGATCACCATCACCAACGACAAGGGTACACAGTTTACCTACATATACATGTATTTATATGAacaagtttaccgcacacttatgTATTTGACTATGTGCTTGTTCATGAATAAacaagcaaaaagtcaaataagtgtgcggtaaacttctttcttttgaagtattgaacacttcTGCGTTTACCAGCATCTAAAGGCTGTGCATGGGTGGATTCCAACAAAAAAAGTATTTGAACTTCTCTGCACAGTGAAAGTAGCCAATTGGAATACAGTTTTAATAGTTTACTTGTCGCTTTTGCTGTGCATTTAAAGCCACAGGAATCTTAACAAATGTTCCATGAGCTAGTGGCGAACAAGCGAGTGAGCTAGAagcaagtaactagtagcgatgtgtgagAATGTATCTTAACACGTTATATGTTTGGGGTGTTTTGTCAAAGCACCATAAGGAATCTGTCCATATATTGGCCATTATGCCCATAGGGACAAAAGTTTGagtgtggcccaagttatatcccaaccctctctctctctctttcggtcgtgttggtttgtctctctgtttgtttgtctgtcagcaggatagctcaaaaagttatgaatggattttgatgaaatgttaCAGAGTTGCTGGAAGTGAACAACTCTATGAGTGCATTTCAAATCTAATCtaccggtagtgtgtgtgtgtgtgtgtgcgtgcgtgcgtatgtgtgtgtttcgctCACAGGTCGCCTCTCCAAAGAGGACATCGAGCGCATGGTGCAGGAGGCGGAGAAGTACAAGGCGGAGGACGACGTGCAGCGCGACAAGGTGTCGGCCAAGAACGGCCTGGAGGCCTACGCCTTCAACATGAAGTCCACCGTGGAGGACGAGAAGCTGCAGGGCAAGATCAGCGACGAGGACAAGCAGAAGATCCTCGACAAGTGCAACGAGGTCATCAGCTGGCTCGATAAGAACCAGGTACGGAtcttaagctacattcacacacatagctACTGGTTACTCGCTGAGCGAGTGAAGTCAGTAGAATGTCTAAGCTGTCCAGCGAAGCAAGGAGGCGAGTAGGGTACAAGTGATGTGATATGGGCAGTTTCCGGGATAAAAAAATATTATAACTTCAAGACATGCGAGTAACAAATTGAAATGTGGAGTTCGGATTATTGACAGTTAGCTTCTCTCTTTTGCAGTGGCAGTTAAACCAGCGGGGAAGTTTAGCGAATGTTGATTTTGACTCTTTGAAAATGGCTGACCACAATGGCTGACATTGTGGTCGGCCATTTTCAAAGAGTCAAAATCAACTGACGCAACAGACATTCTATCCATTGTCATTGACTGTGTGCTGTTATAAGCGTGCTGTTATTCAGAAATAACAGcatgcgaacgttggggagccccattcaaGTGACTCGCGCATTCTACAGAATGCCGTTAAGCGATGTAATAATTAAAGTTATGTGTAGCGATAGGCCATGGCACATTATAAGCAGAAGCACTGAAATACAAACTAGAATCAGCAGACTGTCTGAAATTACAACCAAAACATTATACTGTATTACTGAAGTATAACACTACTTGAAAGCATTTACAAGCATTTAAAACACCAGTTAAAGTCTAGTTGGTCCTGCTGCAGTATTTAGCAGAAGCAGTACTCAAAACCCATTTATGATTTAAAACTTTTAAGTCCTGGTTAACTTTTGGAATACAACCATTACAAATTATGAACATTACAAACATTATGACTTGGTACGAAGAAGCAACGAAAAAACATGTACTACACAGTCAGATAGGTTAATATGTTAATTCACGTTTGAGAGCAGCACTCATCTTTGAGGGAGTCAGAAGACGCAACAAGAagggttattttttatttaaataagGGAGTGTCCTTCATGGAAAGCGAGTCCGCTGGTATGGTGTCATCTGAGCTCTCAAGGGCAAGTGAGAAGAAACCCAATACCAGAGCacagtggctgtgtgtgcattccaatatgcagactgccttcctccacttgtgcttgtggcctcacgttttgctgatgccccgcctccgtggagaaaactattaagtttccccgctgtcagcctagccacaacaatttttgggggactatgtTTCATTCACCATCGAGTTTGCAAATAAATATATTGcctaacaattgagcttttgcgagatattgaaattcagtgctgttgtcagtgatgtcatcatgacgtattacttcctggcacaaggccacacgcacaagtggaggacgcaagtccgcatattggaaatgTACCCTTTGACTGTGGCAGCATAATGATGCCAGTACATGGCCCAAGGAGGATGATGACCGCATCATTTGAATGAAACTCCACACCTACTGAGGAACACCTCACACTCTTAGAGAGTTTAACTCtgctttcatctctctttctctctctctctctctctctctctctctctctctctctctctctctctctctctctctctctgtctctctctctgtctttcgcccctctctgtgtctctctgtattaTGATGTTGTATaaaaagttagtgtgtgtgtgtgtgtgtgtgtgtgtgtgtgtgtgtgtgtgtgtgtgtgtgtgtgtgtgtgtgtgtgtgtgtgtgtgtgtgtgtgtgcgtgcgccatgTGGTGCATCATTAACGGTGTTGTGCTGCTTTATACAAATATACACATGATTTAATGATAAACCTGATTTTGTAAACGTAGTTTAACtcatttggttatagttttgggCATCGGTATGAAAGAGTTCTGCAAAAAAAAGCCAAACTTACAAAAAATTGCTTTAGCAAACAGAAAAAAATTGTAACTTGTGTCATGTTGTGCATGTGCGGcgcctgtgtgtattgtgtagagTGCGGAGTGTATGTTACAATATATTGCAAACGATAacttgtgtcatgtcatgtgcggtgtctgtgtgtgtatgtgtgtgttgcagagtgcGGAGAAGGAGGAGTTTGAGCACCATcagaaggagctggagaaggTGTGCAACCCCGTCATCACCAAGCTGTACCAGAGCGCCGGGGGGATGCCGGAGGGGATGCCCCCTGGAGGGTTCGGGGGCGCTGGGGCCGCGCCTGGCGGGGGTGCAGGAGGCGGCTCCTCTGGACCCACCATTGAGGAGGTCGActagaggagactagagtattTTTCTGCACCACacatccctccacacacacacacagttacacacacatgtacacacacatatactcacagtgatgcacttacacacactgcAGTGTACCTCTTTTTCTCACAAAGGGCAGGAGGGGAGGGGGCTCCTCTGGCCCTACCATTGAGGAGGTTGATTAGAGCAGCTTAGAGTGTTCTCTCcaccacacactcatccacacacacacacatacacgcacacatcacacgcacacatcacacacacacacacacacacacacacacacacacacacacacacacacacacacacacacacacacacaccagtgtaccCCTTTTTTTCTCACAAAGAAAGAGCTGGTGcatgtcttgttttgtttgtgtgagcCTTTTTTGTTTCTGAGATGTTTTCGTGTTGTTTTCTGTAGCTCTTATGTAACTAATACTTAATTTCTAATGTATCGAGTGCAGAATCTGCCGTCCTGTATAAAAGAGGAATATGAACAGCATTTCTCTCCACTGCCCCGACACTCCCTTCCCTTACACGTGTTTCTTTGTTTTCTACAGCATGTTACTACCTTTTTTCCTCTATTGTAAGGAAGTGTGCTGTGTTGTTAGCACTTTATTGTTCATGTTGATCTGAACAAAATAAATTATTTGGCTGTTCACACAGTATCTTTGGACTTTTTTCATTGACTTTGAGGTCATAATgaggtagccaggccgcgccctcctagtgacgcaacatcttcagccttgtttctagtcaggccaggagcaatataaatattgtttctgagcccCCGTCAAATCGgacactcctcccactttgtcgggaagcaaacaaccagtagcaaagcaAGGGAGGCGTGTCaagcatgccgtttgggaaatgttgattgGTATGCTCTTggaccaagtctcaaagatatttgaaagtcgataataatcaggctgaTAATGAGTAGAAACAGGGGCGgagctgtactgccctacaaaggaaaagtgctgtaactacatcaacattgaaactgagaaaaattccttcaaagccttgatattaggttggatattgtagttgctgcAAATGTGGCatttgcctacaaaaccatcgcaggaactgccccagcttatctgaaggacctactaacgccttgtgttactggaagagaactgcagtcatccagcacaagccgtctggctccaGTCGctccatccagtcgctctaggtgcTCCCAGTAAAGACTGTTcaccgttgttgtacccaagtggtggaccggtctcccagaggcagcaagactaagcacatctcctgcagccttcaagaagcaagtaaagaccttcctctttcaagAGGAgttactaaactaatgcttgagctggcctagccccagggcagactcttgacatgatgtttagtttagtttagtttaaactagttttagtttagtttgagtgtatgtgtgtgcgtgtgtgtatgtgtttgtgtgtgtgctgtgtgtgtactctttattataaaaaaacaaacaaaaactaacccctctttgcaactgcacttgttgttctgtatatttcctgtgcactttgtatttgcttgtgatgttggcatgattatgtcctcttttgaaagtcgctttggttataaagcgtctgccaaatgcaatgtaatgtaatgtaatgtaatggcatagTAATACCTCTGAAGAGGGACACAACTGAACCATAAGGCTTTGTTTGGTGGTGGGGGCTCTATACTCACCTGCCAGGCTAGGGACCCcatgggtgaagcatagatgatggggcacactggctgggagaagcatgatgggctgtTGCGTGAGAGACACCATGAgagtgtgaagcgcacgggtgcgcttcccgaaggagaaggcagtgtgatggaatgacctcactagggttgtgggtgtgctctgactgtcacgccaactagcctggctctttggtgtggtggtcagagccccagtttactaccccagaaggtccgggttcgagtcccggctgcgcaactctactccccttcgctacactcaCTGTATGAACTGAAATCACTCTACGAAGGCACGGGTTGAAATTGAACCCCTTGAACCTGTTATGAAAGAACGATGACACAGGAGATGAATGAAATATCTTTGTTTTTATTAGTTTCTGATTAATAGCATAGCGTAGGTAGTTCATAGTAAATGGCAGCAGCCTGGAGAGTTCCAGTGTGAAATTTCCAGTGGTCTCTCGGTGGCTTCACACTGCGCTGTAAAACAtcgcagccagttaaacgtttaaaaaaaactaagttgccctgctgccttaggtttgtgagttaactcaactcgagaaagcctcgaattgagttaagcctcgagttTGAGTTacataacttacaaacttaaggcagcagggcaacttaacctttttacgtttaactgcctGAAATGTTTGACAGTGTGGAACTTTccagaaggggaggaggggagtgagATGTGAATTTGCTGGGCCGTAGCGGAGGGCAGGGTCTCTAGCGCGAACTGGAGTGGTGGGGGCACTCGTGCATGCGGTAGGCACACATGTAGAAGATACCTGCagagggtgacagagagggggagagagagatgtgagatgaGTTTGTGTggtgtatatttgtatatatatattgtgtgtgtgtgtgtatgtgtgtgtgtgtgagagagagaggggggggggggctttacagTGGCGCGCCAATGCACATGGAAATCACTCACGTCTGTCagcgccctgcacacacacacacacgaggagaaaTCACTCATGTCTCTGTCCTACTCGCTCATGTCAGCAGCCtataaacacacacgtgcaaatcGCTCCGGTCTGTCATCAGAGGAGATTACACCGGGCCAGAGCTGTCTGgtactagccaggccgcgccctcctagtgacgcaacaccttcagcgttgcaactagtcaggtcaagagcaatgcaagtactttctgagttcccgaaaatacgggcaACCAtaggcaaaccaagggaggcaggtcaaccatgccgtttgggaaatgttaattgttatgctcttggtcagaccaagtcacgaggggatttgaacgtcgatgataatcaggctaatctgGTACAGcactggcccgggacaaagtcatctgactgtcccccctaccccaccccaaatACTtccaatgtaacgaggacccaattctggaccccccctctctctgggcccggggcaactgacccataTTGTACCCACccgtgtcagcttccctgaacaCAGCCAGCTGAAGTCGAGCTCTCTGTGCCGCAGTATTTATAGTAATTAAATAATGAATGAGATATTGACCACTATGAGAAATGAAGGGCTCCACCTCCCAACAAAAGTCAATTTACAGTAAGCACTggccatcagtgttgccaaaagaaaatcagccaaagtcggtattggctcgctgaaaagtcgccagaggacgtcatgacgttacgtatgacgtcacagcgtcacgcacagcgcgctgatctacagaaaacgtgcccacatgccttcgtccacagtagaaatgggcagtgctagctactttttggagatcagagctaatctgcagccctactTAACCGTGGAAAATGCTTCTGACGGCGacacagagtcacaattatgtagaaaaacaatgaatttgtcactgacaatgcgcattttaaaaagtcgccagatgcaccaaaaagacgCTAAAGGCGCtaaatgaggtttttagtcgccagggacgtcaaaaagtcgctaactTGGCAACACTCACTGCTGGCCATCATCTGACACTGCCTGTCCCCAGGACCGCCCCTGGCACCACTGACACCCAGTCCATGATGTAGGAccaggagaaggtgtgtgtgtgtgtgtgtgtgtgtgtgtgtgtgtgtgtgtgtgtgtgtgtgtgtgtgtgtgtgtgtgtgtgtgtgtgtgtattatagtgtaatgtagtattGTTTACCTGAGAAGAAGGTGAGGACCACTGACACCCAGCCCATGATGTAGGACCAGGAGAAGCGCCAGTTGCCATAGCGTTTCCCGTAGTAGTTGACGGTCACACCTGTGTACACCGCCATCGCCAGCAGAACGAAGAAGCCTGGAcagcaggagacagagagagagagaacgtataCATAACACTTAGGTACTGGCCACACAGGGTTTTTTTCTAAGCAAATGACAACGTTCCACTGGCCTAGCCATATGAAATCATATGAAATCCTGTCGTTGTCATGAGGACCTGATCTTTTCACtgaaaacatgctgtatggttgcaactctgtttttaaaaaaaattgcgtTGCGATTCAATGTGGATGGAGCCTTAGCCAGCACTCAGCACAAAGAAGCCTGGAGCACGGGAGAAACAACAGACTCAAATTTACCACTAGAGtaaatacacatcatgtaaagATTCACAGccagtcagggccgctgctaaagtataatcataataataacatgtttttcagtcaatctcaatttaggaggcaaagtggttgaggccctaagtgctctgcttactctgcttatgcagTCTCTGATCTGGTGTAGATGATGACTGTACAGGCAGAATGGGAACTCAGCTCAACAGACTCCAAATTAACACTAGTATCAATACTGAGGCCTCAAAATCAGAATCACTGAATCAAAATCCACTTGGTTCTTTGAAGAATCACAATCAGGACGGGGTTTAGAGCTTATCTTTTGTTGACCATTCTCAGATTTGGTTTGGCTCAGGAATCTTTACAAACTTCCTCATTAGACACACCAAACACTTGACCCTGTTAGTGATTATGACTACAGTgcatcatcccaactcgtcaatttctgactataCCTTCAACCAAATTGCAATTTTTGACGTTTAAGGTATGCCCTGGGAGTCAAAAAGTGATGTGCACCTCGAAGGCGcgcccttgtggcagcataacttcattgaaggttaaggttagggaaaggtctactTTTAGGCCTAGGCAGCCTCGTCAATATGTGACATGACAGGTATACCCTTGCCGTGAAAAATTGCCACCTGGTCAACGGTAATTGAAAATTGACGACTTGAGATGAGACCGTGTTGATTTTTACCAGTACTTGACCTCAACACAGGCcaagttgtgtgcgtgcgtgcgtgcgtgcgtgtgtgcgtgcgtgcgtgcgttccccTGTCTGCTGCTACTCACAGGACATGAAGAAGAGTATCCCCGAGGCAAAGGTCTTGTCGAAGCCATCGAAGGAGGAATAGTGTATGAAAGCCATGACGCCGATGCAGAGGCCAAAGAAGCAGGCCAAGATGGACAGGATCATGAAGGCCCTAGTGGCGTCCCAATAGgctacagggggagagagagagaggtgggggggcaaCAAAGGTTCATCAAGAGATGATCTGTATTTATAGTGCTTTGACTAAAAATAAATGGAATAAATACACGCTTTGGGCATTTctgttcatttcatttcatttttgatctattcagagagagggagagagagagagagacttgtcacacagtgtgtagcctatgtatcaATCGTGAGTAGCATCCCAATAggctagagggagagggagagagagattgatatatatatgaagagttcagatgcaaaaccccctaagtgccttttcagaaaataatcttaattcatttttatttaatacaaagctgtcgaaattgcatatttttacattttatttatgtaatataactatttatatgtattatcaagtacataaatgtaaaccaaaccaacaacagggttctctaaaaatatagaagtgcaggtcttcagaaatggagttagggggttttgcatctgaactcttcatatatatatatatatatatatatatatacagtagactatatattcagtatatactgtatgtcttaccTATATTGTCTGTGTGGTACATGCACTTCCCTTGCATGCAGTACTTccaatgtgtgtacgtgcatacgtgtgtgtgtgtgtgtgtgtgtgtg is part of the Engraulis encrasicolus isolate BLACKSEA-1 chromosome 9, IST_EnEncr_1.0, whole genome shotgun sequence genome and encodes:
- the lim2.3 gene encoding lens intrinsic membrane protein 2.3; the encoded protein is MYSFMGGGLFCAGISNILLVVSTATDYWMQYRHSNNYMHQGLWRYCMPGKCMYHTDSIAYWDATRAFMILSILACFFGLCIGVMAFIHYSSFDGFDKTFASGILFFMSCFFVLLAMAVYTGVTVNYYGKRYGNWRFSWSYIMGWVSVVLTFFSGIFYMCAYRMHECPHHSSSR